ATATGAAAGGAAAAGCAGAAAAACCATTTGACTTTATTGAGCACAACCTTATCAAAAATAATAATTTTTGATTCGTTTGAAGATTTTTATTTTAAGCTGAAGAGATTTCAAGAGGAATTTAATAATCTTTATCACAGCACTATTAAGGGAGTCCCTAATCAGTTCTTTGAAATAGAGAACTTTTAATTTCTTGCCTGAAAAAGAGTTATTTTTATCATCATTTCTTGAATCAAGAAAAGTAACTTTAGATTGTCTAATAAGCTACAATGGTAACAGATATTCTGTACCGCATTATTTTTCAGGTAAAGAGGCTTGGGTTATGTGTGCTTAATATAAAAATGTTATTTATGGTATAATACTAATATTAATTAGAATAATCTAAATTTAAGGAGGTTGTGGGATGTTAAGGGAAAAAGATTTGGCAAGAGCAAAGATTTCTATTTCAAAAGAGGAACTATTAACTGAAACTGGTTCCTACGATCACAGCATGCAAAGACGTTGGATTGGAAAAGATCTTAAGTTAATTAAGTACAGCATGAAAAGTTCAACTATGTTTGATGGAGAGTCTAAATCTACTGAAGCAGATTCTTAACTAACCTTGGTCCACGTCAACTTAGCTGACGTGGACTTTTTTAAGAAAGGGGATCTAGTTGTTATTTATATTTTCTACCACATATGATACAACAGTAGATCTTTTGGTTTATTATATTGGGTCAGATAAAGTTTTTAGATTTAATACTGATATTTATAAGGATTATAAAATTTTTATAGATGAAAATTCATTTAGAATTGAAGATCCTACAGGGAGAAGCATTACAAATAAAGAAATAAAAAAGGTATTATATAGAAAACCTCTAAAAGTGAAGGATATCTTTCCTGAAGAAAATTTACCGACTGAAGAAATATATTACGAGAAAGAAGTCTGGTATGTGATGAGAGAAATGATTAACCTTCTCTGGTCTGAAGAGAAGATCGTTTTGGTCGAGCCCCTTGTGGACTATAGAGTAGGAAAATTTGTTCAGCTAAGATGTGCAAAAAAATATTTTAATGTGCCTAAATTTATTTTTAGATATGGTATTGATAAGTTATTAAGTACAAAGGGTGAAGTGATTATTAAAAGCTTAACATCAGAACCAATTTTTGATGATGGATCAGTTATTTTTGCTACAAAAGTAAAACAGGAAGAGTTGGATATTAGTTGTCCATGGTTTGTTCAGGAATATATTCATTCTCAAAAGGATATTACAGTTGTTTTTGTAAGAGATGAGATTTTTGCTTTTGAGCTTGATAGGACTGTTTTTCTTGATAAAACTATTGACTGGAGAGAGTTATCGGTTGATGTTACTACTGATATGTGGGCTGAACACAAACTTCCTGATTATATGAGAAATTCTATTTTTTCTTTTATGATGGATTTGAAACTTCACTTTGGTAGGTTTGATTTTTTGTACAATAATAATAAATATTACTTTTTAGAAATAAATCCTAATGGCCAATGGGCATGGTTAGATTCTGAACGAAAAAATAAGTTGTTAGATAAAGTCATCAATGAGATATCTCCTGACACGCCTGTTTATAGTATACCCTACTTAAGATAGATGATAGAAGTCTCTAAATATTTTCTTAGATATAAAAAGATTATTTTTTTTATATTTCTTCAAATTGTTATTATTCAAGTATTTCAACTTCTTAAACCATGGCCTATAAAGTATATATTTGATTATATTGTAGA
Above is a genomic segment from Thermodesulfobium narugense DSM 14796 containing:
- a CDS encoding Mu transposase domain-containing protein, which translates into the protein MPEKELFLSSFLESRKVTLDCLISYNGNRYSVPHYFSGKEAWVMCA